A genomic window from Bactrocera neohumeralis isolate Rockhampton unplaced genomic scaffold, APGP_CSIRO_Bneo_wtdbg2-racon-allhic-juicebox.fasta_v2 ctg1268, whole genome shotgun sequence includes:
- the LOC126766455 gene encoding uncharacterized protein LOC126766455 encodes MSLNQSIGGTPAGDIPANESPISQHSPMGRVTFLKLKTQAMFKRLECISVDMDSERLQSMDEYALAAIIDSVNELKSNFLAAHTSLEEHDFESIGSDLLIQFDTNLVQLKATLQREIGKRSSSQHCSTFKMNSNEFQPIIVNTNRSRLPQLTLPKFSGSYIEWTNFYSMFTSVIDKDSDLNDVDKLQHLRSCLSGAALDTIRSLEINEANYKIALDLLIKRFDNKRLIFQAHIREIFGMDKADGNVGKLRALTDKVNSHICALQSLGSKEQIADCIVVQFLTQKLDKVTQAKWEESWSINELPSWESLAAFLEHRCRTLENVEHALQTQAETFGKPGKTVSTHQRKTFVASNSPLGVCVFCENAEHLIYNCQRFLNLSPNIRQKEVKKLLLCLNCLKKGHQMRDCKSSSCRKCHSKHHTLLHFNRLPSANGHELPLIPNSVQANAMTATLPTLPDISASRSPSDVVLLATAIVLVKNRAGTFVPCRSLLDSGSQIHFVTSRFANQLQLHKSKSFASVSGIGDANFPTDGYSVNLVLKSRTSDYSTNITALVAQTITDNQPGTSVMTDDWNVPSNIQLADPAFNIPQRIDMLIGAGLFFELICVGQIKLAPGLPILQKTRLGWVLSGGWQQTPQLSTFIVSQRSSIGIDKDIQLDKLVRRFWEIEHVHEPITKTSKEDLECEEHFKNNYSRLSSGEYSVSLPIKRSLDSLGDSYLTARRRFENIERKLSRNPNLKAKYSSFMKEYEHLGHMSLVSERMISKCRYFLPHHCVIKDDSTSTKLRVVFDGSAATTSGLSLNDILMTGPTIQPKLFNILVRFRTFPIALTGDICKMYRCVRVTPPDNMLQCILWRDSPEEKLRIYKLSTVTYGTKPAAFLAIRTMHQLALDESSSYPLGSEIVFRDFYVDDLISGGSSIEEVQKIRQQTTNLLSKGHFQLRKWCSNNSDVLSEIPVADRESFLSFDESSDIVKTLGLVWNPSKDVFLFKYKPQQTLEKCSKRSVLSTIARFYDPLGLIGPTLTRAKILLQRMWRDKLDWDESLPLSICTAW; translated from the coding sequence ATGTCGTTAAACCAATCAATCGGTGGTACTCCAGCTGGAGACATTCCTGCAAATGAGAGTCCCATAAGTCAACATTCACCAATGGGCAGGGtgacatttttgaaattgaagaCACAGGCCATGTTTAAGCGCCTTGAATGCATAAGTGTTGATATGGACTCGGAGCGGTTGCAAAGCATGGATGAATATGCTTTAGCAGCAATAATTGACTCAGTTAACGAATTGAAATCTAACTTCTTAGCTGCACACACAAGTTTGGAAGAGCATGATTTTGAATCCATTGGAAGTGATTTACTTATCCAATTTGATACGAATTTGGTTCAGTTGAAGGCTACTTTACAACGTGAAATTGGAAAGCGTAGCTCTTCTCAACATTGTTCCACATTCAAGATGAACAGCAATGAATTCCAGCCTATTATAGTGAATACTAATCGTTCACGTTTGCCTCAATTAACGTTGCCTAAATTCAGTGGATCCTATATAGAGTGGACAAATTTCTATTCGATGTTCACATCAGTCATCGATAAGGATAGCGACCTAAACGATGTGGACAAATTGCAACATTTGCGTTCCTGTTTGAGTGGTGCTGCTCTTGACACCATACGATCGTTGGAAATAAATGAGGCTAATTATAAAATCGCATTAGATCTTCTCATTAAACGATTTGATAATAAACGTCTTATTTTTCAGGCACATATCAGGGAGATTTTCGGGATGGACAAAGCAGATGGTAACGTCGGCAAGCTGCGAGCGTTGACTGACAAGGTCAATTCGCATATATGTGCGTTGCAGTCACTTGGTTCAAAAGAGCAAATAGCGGATTGCATAGTGGTACAATTCTTAACACAAAAGTTGGACAAAGTAACTCAAGCAAAATGGGAAGAAAGTTGGTCAATAAACGAGTTACCATCGTGGGAATCATTAGCTGCATTTTTAGAACATCGATGTCGTACCCTCGAGAACGTAGAGCATGCATTACAAACACAAGCTGAAACATTCGGTAAACCCGGAAAAACCGTGAGTACACATCAAAGGAAAACCTTTGTTGCTTCAAATAGCCCACTAGGTGTTTGTGTATTTTGTGAAAATGCTgaacatttaatttataattgccAACGGTTTTTAAATCTTTCGCCTAACATTCGCCAGAAAGAAGTTAAGAAACTTTTACTATGTCTAAACTGTTTAAAGAAAGGCCATCAGATGCGAGATTGCAAATCTAGTTCTTGTCGAAAATGTCATTCAAAGCATCACACGCTTTTACATTTTAATCGTTTACCATCAGCTAATGGTCACGAATTACCATTAATACCAAACTCTGTCCAAGCTAATGCCATGACTGCAACGCTGCCCACGCTGCCTGACATCTCTGCTTCCCGATCTCCATCTGATGTTGTGCTCTTAGCTACTGCAATCGTTTTAGTAAAGAATCGTGCCGGAACTTTCGTTCCTTGTCGTTCACTTTTGGACTCTGGCTCACAGATTCACTTCGTCACAAGTCGCTTCGCAAACCAACTTCAACTGCATAAATCTAAATCTTTCGCTTCGGTTTCTGGAATTGGAGATGCAAATTTTCCTACAGATGGATACTCAGTCAATCTCGTACTAAAGTCGCGGACTTCAGATTACTCAACAAACATTACTGCTCTTGTCGCTCAAACGATCACTGATAATCAACCTGGAACTTCAGTCATGACCGATGATTGGAATGTTCCTTCGAATATTCAACTAGCTGATCCTGCTTTCAATATACCACAGCGCATTGATATGCTCATCGGAGCAGGACTTTTCTTCGAACTCATTTGTGTAGGGCAGATAAAGTTGGCACCTGGGTTGCCCATTCTTCAAAAAACTCGACTGGGATGGGTTTTATCTGGAGGTTGGCAGCAAACCCCTCAACTATCAACATTTATTGTAAGCCAGAGATCATCTATTGGAATTGATAAAGATATCCAGTTAGACAAATTAGTTCGCCGCTTTTGGGAAATCGAACATGTTCATGAACCAATCACCAAAACTTCTAAAGAAGACCTCGAGTGTGAggaacatttcaaaaataattactcACGTCTATCATCGGGCGAGTATTCGGTTAGCTTACCCATTAAGCGCAGCTTAGACTCACTTGGAGATTCATATTTAACTGCTAGACGCAGATTCGAGAATATTGAACGCAAACTTAGTAGAAATCCTAATTTAAAGGCGAAATATAGCTCATTCATGAAGGAATATGAGCACCTTGGGCATATGTCATTAGTCTCTGAAAGAATGATTTCCAAGTGCAGGTACTTTCTACCTCATCATTGCGTTATTAAGGATGATAGTACGTCAACGAAGTTGCGAGTTGTTTTTGACGGTTCTGCGGCCACAACTTCAGGGTTATCACTAAATGACATACTCATGACTGGCCCTACCATTCAACCTAAACTTTTCAACATTCTTGTTCGTTTTCGTACCTTTCCAATTGCACTCACTGGGGACATTTGCAAAATGTATCGATGTGTTCGCGTAACACCTCCAGATAATATGCTTCAGTGCATACTTTGGCGAGATTCTCCAGAAGAAAAATTACGTATATACAAGTTAAGCACAGTCACATACGGCACCAAGCCTGCTGCGTTCTTGGCTATACGTACTATGCATCAGCTAGCATTAGATGAATCCTCATCTTATCCGCTTGGTTCAGAAATCGTTTTTCGAGATTTCTATGTAGATGATCTTATCTCCGGAGGAAGTTCAATAGAGGAAGTACAAAAAATCAGGCAACAAACTACAAACCTACTTTCTAAAGGTCATTTTCAGTTAAGAAAGTGGTGCTCTAACAACTCAGATGTTCTCAGCGAAATTCCTGTCGCTGATAGAGAAAGTTTCCTTAGTTTCGATGAATCCAGCGATATTGTCAAAACTCTCGGACTTGTTTGGAATCCATCGAAGGACGTCTTTTTGTTCAAATACAAGCCTCAGCAAACATTGGAAAAATGTTCCAAGCGTTCCGTATTGTCTACCATAGCACGTTTCTACGACCCATTAGGTCTGATTGGTCCCACACTTACTAGAGCTAAAATTCTGTTGCAAAGGATGTGGAGAGACAAGCTCGATTGGGATGAAAGTTTACCACTTTCCATATGCACAGCATGGTAA
- the LOC126766456 gene encoding uncharacterized protein LOC126766456 has protein sequence MADLPKERIHASRPFIVTGIDYCGPFYFKPETRKKAPQKCYVSVFICFATKAVWMELVKDLSTGSFLYALKRFISTRGKPSCIWSDNATNFVGAKNELKDLRELFLSENHRNQVHAYCLNNGIDWRFIPPRSPHFGGLWEAAVKMAKRHFYRSVGSSLLGFEELRTLVCQISAVINSRPLVPLSENPEDLNVLTPGHFLVGGPLIAIPEPNLAHLNCNRLDRWQQITYIQQIFWKRWSEEYLTILQQRAKWRKPHPNIEVNDIVCIKDENSAPLKWPLARVTEVVTGTDGVARVAVLRTSTGMTRRAINKLCVLPVNDSFESQTFQRVEDVRSSSFHNGTTNNE, from the coding sequence ATGGCTGACTTGCCTAAGGAACGCATCCACGCATCGCGCCCCTTTATCGTTACGGGCATAGACTACTGTGgaccattttatttcaaacccGAAACGCGTAAGAAAGCACCTCAAAAATGCTATGTTAGCGTATTCATTTGCTTCGCCACAAAAGCCGTGTGGATGGAACTGGTGAAAGATCTTTCAACAGGCTCTTTTCTTTATGCACTTAAGCGCTTTATATCTACTCGTGGCAAACCAAGTTGCATTTGGTCAGACAATGCTACAAATTTTGTTGGCGCCAAGAACGAGCTGAAGGATTTACGAGAGCTATTTCTTAGTGAAAATCATCGCAATCAAGTTCACGCTTACTGCCTCAATAATGGGATAGATTGGCGTTTTATACCTCCTCGATCACCACATTTTGGTGGCCTGTGGGAGGCAGcagtaaaaatggcaaaaaggcATTTCTATCGGTCCGTTGGTTCTTCACTTCTCGGTTTTGAAGAATTACGTACCTTAGTATGTCAAATATCAGCAGTAATTAATTCAAGACCTCTTGTGCCACTTTCAGAAAATCCAGAAGATCTTAATGTACTGACGCCCGGACATTTTCTTGTTGGTGGTCCTCTTATCGCTATTCCTGAGCCGAACCTCGCGCATCTAAACTGCAATCGTTTAGATCGCTGGCAGCAGATTACCTACATCCAACAGATATTTTGGAAGCGATGGAGTGAAGAATATCTTACTATTCTACAACAACGAGCGAAGTGGCGTAAACCACACCCAAACATTGAAGTCAATGACATCGTATGCATCAAAGACGAAAATTCAGCTCCTCTCAAATGGCCGTTAGCTCGTGTTACAGAAGTTGTCACTGGGACAGACGGTGTCGCAAGAGTAGCCGTCCTTCGTACGTCTACCGGCATGACGCGTCGAGCTATCAACAAACTGTGCGTTTTACCTGTCAATGATTCTTTTGAAAGTCAGACTTTTCAACGGGTGGAGGATGTTCGGAGCAGCTCCTTTCACAATGGAACTACCAATAATGAGTAG